In one window of Actinomycetota bacterium DNA:
- a CDS encoding winged helix-turn-helix transcriptional regulator: MPKLYPLPGPVARSLEVVGDRWTLLVVRELLLDGRRWAELERALPGIPSNLLAERLRLLEEEGVVERATEGRVYHLTDKGRDLAPVLASLASWGTRHCGEPSSALATHAGCGGRVLIRSSCARCGQPVPPEALDVRGLR; this comes from the coding sequence GTGCCCAAGCTCTACCCGCTGCCCGGGCCGGTGGCCCGATCGCTCGAGGTTGTCGGCGACCGCTGGACCCTGCTGGTGGTCCGCGAGCTGCTGCTCGACGGGCGGCGCTGGGCCGAGCTGGAGCGGGCCCTGCCCGGCATCCCCTCCAACCTGCTGGCCGAGCGGCTGCGCCTGCTGGAGGAGGAGGGCGTGGTCGAGCGGGCCACCGAGGGCCGCGTCTACCACCTCACCGACAAGGGCCGCGACCTGGCCCCGGTCCTGGCCAGCCTGGCCTCCTGGGGGACCCGCCACTGCGGCGAGCCGTCCTCGGCCCTGGCCACCCACGCCGGCTGCGGCGGCCGGGTCCTGATCCGCTCCAGCTGCGCCCGCTGCGGCCAGCCCGTGCCGCCCGAGGCCCTGGACGTCCGCGGCCTTCGCTGA
- the cofH gene encoding 5-amino-6-(D-ribitylamino)uracil--L-tyrosine 4-hydroxyphenyl transferase CofH: MDISPGTPLDELLTEARRIRDRHHGTRVTYSPKVFIPLTMLCRDHCGYCTFAKPPARLGASPYLGPEEVLEIARAGAAAGCHEALFTLGERPEERYPVAREALGALGHDSTVDYLADACRLVLTETGLLPHANAGALLPAELAALRRVSASQGMMLESLSERLHEPGGPHARCQTKLPARRLATLEAAGELAIPFTTGILVGIGETRAERLEALAAIGAAHRRHGHVQEVIVQNFRPKPGTAMAGAAPPALEDYLWTIAAARVLLDPRIHLQAPPNLTEDFGVLLEAGIDDWGGVSPVTADHVNPEAPWPALERLRAVTEAAGMTLAPRLTIYPELAADPGRWLDPDLRFPVLDRSDAEALGRDDRWAAGDHEPPPILIDPVRFPGMAAGGRVGEVLRGVVAGQQPGEDELAALFAARGPEVRAVAELADDLRRQAVGDVVTFVRNRNINYTNVCTFRCRFCAFSKGPASLNLRGAPYLLGLDEVARRVVEADQRGATEVTLQGGIHPSFDGDYYLHVAEAVHEAVPGMHIHGFTALEVHEGARRLGEPLRDYLLRLKAAGLASLPGTAAEILDDEVRAVICPDKVTTDEWLEVHRVAHSVGLRSNITIMFGHVESPRHWARHLLRTRALQAETGGFTEFVPLPFVHMAAPMYRKRQSRPGPTFREAVLIHAVGRIAYRGLIDNIQVSWVKMGADGVRQALLAGVNDLGGTLMDENISRAAGASHGQLMEEAEFRAIVEPLGRRLEQRTTLYGRTRTDPAPVPG; encoded by the coding sequence ATGGACATCTCCCCGGGCACCCCGCTGGACGAGCTGCTGACCGAGGCCCGCCGCATCCGCGACCGCCACCACGGGACCCGGGTCACCTACTCGCCGAAGGTGTTCATCCCCCTGACCATGCTCTGCCGCGACCACTGCGGCTACTGCACCTTCGCCAAGCCGCCGGCCCGCCTGGGCGCGTCGCCCTACCTGGGCCCCGAGGAGGTGCTGGAGATCGCCCGGGCCGGGGCGGCCGCCGGCTGCCACGAGGCGCTGTTCACCCTGGGGGAGCGGCCCGAGGAGCGCTACCCGGTGGCCCGCGAGGCCCTTGGCGCCCTCGGCCACGACAGCACCGTCGACTACCTGGCCGACGCCTGCCGGCTGGTCCTCACCGAGACCGGGCTGCTGCCCCACGCCAACGCCGGCGCCCTGCTCCCGGCCGAGCTGGCCGCCCTGCGGCGGGTCTCGGCCAGCCAGGGGATGATGCTGGAGTCGCTGTCGGAGCGCCTCCACGAGCCGGGCGGCCCCCACGCCCGCTGCCAGACCAAGCTGCCGGCGCGCCGGCTGGCCACCCTGGAGGCGGCGGGGGAGCTGGCCATCCCGTTCACCACCGGGATCCTGGTCGGGATCGGCGAGACCCGGGCCGAGCGGCTGGAGGCGCTGGCCGCCATCGGCGCCGCCCACCGCCGCCACGGCCACGTGCAGGAGGTGATCGTCCAGAACTTCCGCCCCAAGCCGGGCACGGCCATGGCCGGGGCCGCGCCGCCGGCGCTGGAGGACTACCTGTGGACGATCGCGGCCGCCCGGGTCCTGCTCGACCCGCGGATCCACCTCCAGGCCCCGCCCAACCTCACCGAGGACTTCGGGGTCCTGCTGGAGGCGGGCATCGACGACTGGGGCGGGGTCTCGCCCGTCACCGCCGACCATGTCAACCCGGAGGCGCCCTGGCCGGCGCTCGAGCGGCTGCGGGCAGTGACCGAGGCGGCCGGTATGACCCTGGCCCCGCGGCTCACCATCTACCCCGAGCTCGCCGCCGACCCCGGGCGCTGGCTCGACCCCGACCTCCGGTTCCCGGTGCTGGACCGCTCCGACGCCGAGGCCCTTGGCCGCGACGACCGCTGGGCGGCCGGCGACCACGAGCCGCCGCCCATCCTGATCGACCCGGTCCGGTTCCCCGGCATGGCGGCCGGCGGCCGGGTGGGGGAGGTCCTGAGGGGGGTGGTGGCCGGGCAGCAGCCGGGGGAGGACGAGCTGGCCGCCCTGTTCGCGGCCAGGGGACCGGAGGTGCGGGCGGTGGCCGAGCTCGCCGACGACCTGCGCCGCCAGGCCGTCGGGGACGTGGTCACCTTCGTCCGCAACCGCAACATCAACTACACCAACGTCTGCACCTTCCGCTGCCGCTTCTGCGCCTTCTCCAAGGGCCCGGCCAGCCTCAACCTGCGCGGCGCGCCCTACCTGCTGGGCCTGGACGAGGTGGCCCGGCGGGTGGTCGAGGCCGACCAGCGCGGGGCCACCGAGGTCACCCTCCAGGGCGGCATCCACCCCAGCTTCGACGGCGACTACTACCTGCACGTGGCCGAGGCCGTCCACGAGGCCGTGCCCGGCATGCACATCCACGGCTTCACCGCCCTCGAGGTCCACGAGGGCGCCCGCCGGCTCGGCGAGCCGCTCCGCGACTACCTGCTGCGGCTCAAGGCGGCCGGCCTGGCCAGCCTGCCCGGCACCGCCGCCGAGATCCTCGACGACGAGGTCCGGGCCGTCATCTGCCCCGACAAGGTGACCACCGACGAGTGGCTTGAGGTCCACCGGGTCGCCCACTCGGTGGGGCTGCGCTCCAACATCACCATCATGTTCGGCCACGTCGAGTCGCCCCGGCACTGGGCCAGGCACCTGCTCCGGACCCGGGCCCTGCAGGCCGAGACGGGCGGGTTCACCGAGTTCGTGCCGCTGCCGTTCGTGCACATGGCCGCGCCCATGTACCGCAAGCGCCAGTCCCGGCCCGGGCCCACCTTCCGGGAGGCGGTGCTGATCCACGCCGTCGGGCGGATCGCCTACCGCGGCCTGATCGACAACATCCAGGTGTCGTGGGTCAAGATGGGCGCCGACGGCGTCCGCCAGGCCCTGCTGGCCGGGGTCAACGACCTCGGCGGCACCCTGATGGACGAGAACATCAGCCGCGCCGCCGGGGCCAGCCACGGCCAGCTCATGGAGGAGGCCGAGTTCCGGGCCATCGTCGAGCCCCTGGGCCGCCGCCTGGAGCAGCGCACCACCCTCTACGGCCGCACCCGCACCGATCCGGCGCCGGTTCCAGGCTGA
- a CDS encoding SigE family RNA polymerase sigma factor encodes MADTQGFEEFYTATVGRLLGQLFPVTGDLHEAEEVVQEAFARASIRWSRIRDYDVPEAWVRRVAMNLAADRHRRRHRQVAALHRAGPPPSVPPVSVEALALVHALGTLPIRHRQAIVLHYLVDLPVEEVAATLGTSAGTVKSWLARGRRELAGRLGEPEEVGNS; translated from the coding sequence GTGGCCGACACCCAGGGATTCGAGGAGTTCTACACGGCCACCGTCGGCCGGCTGCTCGGCCAGCTGTTCCCCGTCACCGGCGACCTCCACGAGGCCGAGGAGGTCGTGCAGGAGGCCTTCGCCCGGGCCTCGATCCGCTGGAGCCGGATCCGCGACTACGACGTGCCCGAGGCCTGGGTGCGCCGGGTGGCCATGAACCTGGCCGCCGACCGCCACCGCCGGCGCCACCGGCAGGTGGCTGCCCTGCACCGGGCCGGCCCGCCGCCCTCGGTGCCACCGGTGTCGGTGGAGGCCTTGGCGCTGGTCCACGCCCTCGGCACGCTGCCCATCCGGCATCGGCAGGCGATCGTGCTCCACTACCTGGTGGACCTGCCGGTCGAGGAGGTGGCGGCCACCCTCGGCACCAGCGCCGGTACGGTCAAGAGCTGGCTGGCCCGGGGCCGGCGCGAGCTGGCGGGACGGCTGGGCGAGCCCGAGGAGGTGGGCAACTCGTGA